A portion of the Paenibacillus sp. PvR098 genome contains these proteins:
- a CDS encoding ABC transporter permease → MIRFIWMKSLRLVFLLVAISFISFLLLSHSPIDPVQAYIGADMMRVSPEQREQIAEYWGLNQPLLERYLHWGAAVLQGDLGTSMMYRLPVVEVIGERFANSIALMGVSWVLSGLIGFTAGVIAAMNKDTWVDKLIKWYCYTLASTPAFWLGLVLLIVFAVWLGWFPVGLGVPAGTLTENVTWGDRIYHMVLPALTLSIIGIASIALHTRQKLLDVLSSDYILFARARGERGLKLFWRHGLRGVALPAVTLQFTAFSELFGGAVLAEQVFSYPGLGQATVEAGLRGDVPLLLGIVLFSAVFVFSGNTAADLIYRAVDPRIREGRSV, encoded by the coding sequence ATGATCAGATTTATATGGATGAAAAGCCTACGGCTTGTATTTCTGCTAGTGGCTATCAGTTTCATTTCATTCTTGCTTCTAAGCCACTCTCCTATTGATCCGGTTCAAGCTTATATTGGTGCTGATATGATGCGCGTGAGCCCGGAGCAGCGGGAACAAATCGCCGAGTATTGGGGACTGAATCAGCCATTGCTCGAGCGTTATCTTCATTGGGGAGCTGCAGTACTGCAAGGGGATTTGGGTACCTCCATGATGTATCGCCTTCCTGTGGTGGAAGTGATTGGAGAACGGTTTGCGAACTCCATTGCATTGATGGGAGTCTCATGGGTATTATCGGGACTTATCGGATTTACCGCGGGTGTCATAGCTGCGATGAACAAAGATACCTGGGTGGATAAGCTGATCAAATGGTATTGCTACACGCTGGCATCCACACCAGCCTTTTGGTTGGGTTTGGTGCTGCTCATTGTTTTTGCGGTATGGCTCGGCTGGTTTCCGGTAGGCTTGGGCGTTCCGGCGGGTACACTGACCGAGAACGTAACCTGGGGAGACCGGATATATCATATGGTGCTGCCTGCATTGACGTTGAGCATCATCGGAATCGCCTCTATAGCCCTGCATACGAGGCAGAAGCTGCTCGATGTGCTATCGAGCGACTATATTTTGTTTGCGAGAGCCCGCGGTGAGCGTGGATTGAAGCTGTTTTGGAGACACGGACTCCGCGGGGTGGCTCTGCCGGCGGTGACGCTGCAGTTTACAGCCTTCAGCGAGCTGTTTGGAGGGGCCGTTCTGGCGGAGCAAGTATTTTCATATCCAGGATTGGGTCAGGCTACAGTGGAGGCGGGTTTGCGGGGCGATGTCCCGCTTTTGCTTGGAATCGTTCTGTTCAGCGCGGTATTCGTCTTTTCCGGTAACACCGCGGCGGATTTGATATACCGTGCGGTAGATCCAAGGATCAGGGAGGGACGTTCCGTATGA
- a CDS encoding ZIP family metal transporter gives MEAMLWGGFVSSLATALGAIPVLFMKELSHRAKDTLLAFTAGIMVSASMYSLIPTALAMSGLLVLCVGVMLGTVTLTLLEKLVPHIDLVHAGESRVIGKLPLERKSILFLTAMTLHNLPEGLSVGVSYASEQEELGPLVAISMGLQNAPEGFLVALFLIMQKARKSTAIFFALFTGMLEFASCIIGFYLTAYVTGLIPYGLAFAGGAMLFIVYKELIPESHGHGYERMATFSFIIGLLVMIVLTEILG, from the coding sequence ATGGAAGCTATGCTGTGGGGAGGCTTCGTATCGTCGCTGGCAACGGCGCTCGGTGCGATTCCGGTCCTTTTTATGAAAGAATTATCACATCGAGCCAAGGATACCTTACTTGCTTTCACCGCAGGCATCATGGTATCCGCCTCCATGTACAGCCTGATCCCTACCGCCTTGGCCATGTCCGGCTTACTTGTTCTCTGCGTAGGTGTAATGCTTGGTACCGTGACGCTGACCCTGCTCGAAAAGCTGGTGCCGCACATTGATCTTGTGCATGCCGGAGAAAGCCGGGTCATTGGAAAATTACCGCTTGAACGCAAGTCGATTCTGTTTCTGACGGCGATGACGCTGCACAATTTGCCCGAAGGGCTCTCCGTTGGGGTAAGCTACGCGAGTGAGCAGGAGGAGCTTGGACCGTTGGTCGCTATATCGATGGGTCTACAGAATGCGCCGGAAGGCTTCTTGGTCGCGTTGTTTCTCATCATGCAGAAGGCTCGTAAAAGCACGGCTATTTTTTTCGCACTTTTTACGGGGATGCTGGAGTTTGCAAGCTGCATCATCGGGTTCTATTTGACTGCATATGTAACCGGACTTATTCCGTACGGCCTTGCATTTGCAGGTGGCGCTATGCTATTTATCGTATATAAGGAGCTCATACCGGAGAGCCACGGTCACGGCTATGAGAGAATGGCGACCTTCTCTTTCATCATCGGGCTGCTGGTGATGATCGTGTTGACGGAAATCTTGGGGTAA
- a CDS encoding cyclase family protein, with the protein MRVIDLSEPIFHRMPVYPGDPEVKVEVIHSYEKQSWELRQLTLGTHTGTHVDAFSHMHRQGKAIDEIPIERFFGTSQVVSLFSEWPVNKGLFFKEEIGMEWFERIHQSSPTFVGGKITEDLERALLGIGIITYTNLVHLELLPLGKDFMFYGFPLHIKQGDGSPVRAVAVLDT; encoded by the coding sequence ATGAGGGTTATTGATTTATCGGAGCCAATATTTCATAGAATGCCTGTTTATCCAGGCGATCCGGAAGTGAAAGTTGAAGTGATCCATTCCTACGAGAAGCAATCATGGGAGCTGCGTCAATTGACTTTGGGAACGCATACCGGTACTCATGTAGATGCTTTTTCGCATATGCATAGGCAGGGTAAAGCCATCGATGAGATTCCTATTGAACGTTTTTTCGGGACGTCACAAGTTGTAAGTTTATTCTCGGAATGGCCGGTGAATAAAGGATTATTTTTTAAAGAAGAAATCGGGATGGAGTGGTTTGAACGCATCCATCAATCAAGCCCGACTTTTGTAGGAGGGAAGATCACGGAGGATTTGGAAAGGGCACTTCTTGGCATTGGAATCATAACTTATACCAACTTGGTTCATTTGGAATTGCTGCCATTAGGCAAAGACTTCATGTTTTATGGCTTTCCTCTTCACATTAAGCAGGGCGATGGGTCTCCTGTGAGAGCCGTTGCTGTACTTGATACATAA
- a CDS encoding MmcQ/YjbR family DNA-binding protein, whose amino-acid sequence MEHDKRVKSGKGLDVLERVRETCACMLEVEEKVDSFGHSSFRVNNKPFVMIGENDHEGSIAIKTDHASQEILLQQGRYYKTPYIGQHGWVSLRLTEVLDWAELNDLIVEAYLRIAPKRLARRLKE is encoded by the coding sequence ATGGAACATGACAAAAGGGTGAAATCCGGCAAAGGATTGGACGTTCTTGAGCGTGTCAGGGAAACGTGTGCTTGTATGCTAGAGGTAGAAGAGAAGGTAGATTCGTTCGGCCATAGTTCGTTTCGGGTGAACAACAAGCCTTTTGTCATGATAGGGGAGAATGACCATGAAGGGTCCATTGCGATCAAGACGGATCACGCTTCACAGGAAATTCTTCTGCAGCAAGGCCGCTATTACAAAACGCCCTATATCGGGCAGCACGGCTGGGTTTCGCTGCGCCTTACGGAAGTGCTCGACTGGGCGGAGCTGAATGATCTCATCGTTGAAGCTTATTTGCGTATTGCTCCGAAGCGGCTTGCGCGGAGGCTCAAGGAATGA
- a CDS encoding sensor domain-containing diguanylate cyclase has product MVSSNVEHLSLAIVNSLIDQIALIDTKGTIIFVNESWISFASNNGGDLAACGIGANYFDYCGENREVLEGILSVLFGNKPNFTYEYPCDSAYEKRWFLMNVTPLLVKSEIKGATISHINITERKIMEEKLIELAISDTLTSLHNRRYLEKKFIEEMARASRYHHPISFIILDIDRFKNINDRHGHFVGDEVLIKIADTVLENTRETDICARIGGEEFAILLPETDEAEALSVARRVHSAIQDLQIPVGDLTLTVTVSMGIITKSSDFNMQDMMEETDKALYSAKNNGRNMICIV; this is encoded by the coding sequence ATGGTTTCATCTAATGTTGAACACTTGAGTCTTGCTATTGTGAACTCACTGATAGACCAGATTGCTTTGATCGATACAAAAGGAACGATTATTTTTGTCAATGAGTCGTGGATTTCGTTTGCCTCCAATAATGGCGGTGATTTGGCCGCTTGCGGTATCGGTGCCAATTATTTTGATTATTGTGGAGAAAACAGAGAAGTGCTCGAAGGAATCCTCTCCGTTCTCTTTGGGAACAAGCCGAACTTTACTTATGAGTACCCCTGTGATTCCGCGTATGAGAAAAGATGGTTCTTGATGAATGTGACTCCTCTTCTTGTCAAATCGGAAATTAAGGGTGCTACGATTTCTCACATCAATATTACAGAACGTAAAATCATGGAAGAAAAATTAATCGAGTTAGCGATATCAGATACTCTAACCTCTCTTCACAACCGCAGATATTTGGAAAAGAAATTTATAGAAGAAATGGCTAGAGCCAGTCGATATCATCATCCCATTTCTTTTATCATTTTGGACATCGACCGCTTCAAAAATATAAACGATCGTCACGGCCATTTTGTTGGAGATGAAGTATTGATCAAAATAGCAGATACCGTGCTTGAAAACACAAGAGAAACGGATATTTGCGCTAGGATCGGCGGAGAAGAGTTCGCCATACTCTTACCGGAAACAGATGAAGCAGAAGCATTGAGCGTCGCGAGAAGAGTTCATTCCGCGATACAAGATTTACAAATTCCTGTGGGGGATTTAACTCTAACTGTAACCGTATCCATGGGTATCATTACCAAATCATCCGATTTCAACATGCAAGATATGATGGAAGAAACCGATAAAGCGCTGTATTCAGCAAAAAATAACGGACGGAACATGATTTGTATCGTGTGA
- a CDS encoding ABC transporter ATP-binding protein encodes MTVLLEVNDLSISFLQYIQGFRQSKLSVVHGLNVTVNAGEIVALVGSSGAGKSLLAHAILGILPDNAEISGKIRYEGEELTSARQAALRGREIALVPQSVNYLDPLMRVGAQVRTKRGDTKDAVKQQRNVFERYGLSPKVEQMYPFELSGGMARRVLVSTAAVSGARLVIADEPTPGLDAAIVREALGFFKELADQGCGVLFITHDVEAALQIAHKVAIIYAGTTVETARPEDFCGSGEWLRHPYSKALWRALPQNGFVSFPGSQPHPNELPPGCRFAPRCQMATAECMHSLPDMRELNGGLVRCIHAT; translated from the coding sequence ATGACTGTTCTTTTGGAAGTGAATGATTTGAGCATCTCGTTCCTGCAGTATATCCAAGGTTTCCGGCAAAGCAAGCTAAGCGTGGTGCATGGGTTGAATGTTACTGTGAATGCAGGAGAGATCGTTGCATTGGTGGGCTCAAGCGGCGCGGGTAAAAGCTTGCTGGCCCATGCTATATTGGGAATTCTTCCCGACAATGCGGAGATATCGGGTAAGATTCGTTATGAAGGAGAGGAGCTCACGTCTGCCAGGCAAGCAGCGCTAAGGGGTCGTGAGATCGCTCTTGTACCGCAATCGGTCAATTATCTCGATCCGCTGATGCGTGTTGGAGCTCAGGTCCGAACCAAGCGTGGAGATACGAAGGATGCGGTCAAGCAACAGCGGAACGTTTTTGAGCGATATGGGCTTTCCCCCAAAGTGGAGCAGATGTACCCTTTTGAATTGTCCGGAGGGATGGCTCGACGTGTGCTGGTCTCCACAGCGGCCGTCAGCGGGGCAAGATTAGTCATTGCGGATGAACCAACCCCCGGCCTCGACGCAGCCATCGTTCGAGAAGCGCTCGGCTTCTTCAAAGAGCTGGCCGACCAAGGGTGCGGAGTGCTGTTCATTACTCACGATGTAGAAGCCGCGCTTCAAATCGCTCATAAAGTGGCGATCATCTATGCCGGAACGACCGTTGAGACGGCTCGTCCTGAGGACTTCTGCGGCAGCGGGGAATGGCTGCGCCACCCATACAGCAAGGCACTGTGGAGAGCGCTACCGCAAAACGGGTTTGTGTCGTTTCCCGGCTCCCAGCCTCATCCGAACGAGCTGCCGCCGGGCTGCAGGTTTGCCCCGCGCTGTCAGATGGCCACTGCTGAATGCATGCATTCTTTACCTGACATGCGTGAGCTGAACGGAGGATTGGTGAGGTGCATTCATGCTACTTGA
- a CDS encoding HD domain-containing phosphohydrolase, with protein MIGNQAVNGLTQLLVKDIATYEHSIRIGKMAKLMAAYLNYDEQQTQKLIAGCCLHDMGKVHIHESILKKKSSLTQEEWKFMKRHAFFGVQMAIMEGITDQDIIDTIHYHHERWDGTGYPTGLQGTDIPLYARICSILDAFDSMISDLPYKKGMSIQHAREELIRQSYSQFDGRYVQVFLTIQDIILAYIQRDSVHSASYFARSVYHPEIMQQ; from the coding sequence ATGATCGGTAATCAGGCGGTGAATGGACTTACACAATTATTAGTAAAAGATATAGCGACCTATGAGCACAGCATCAGGATAGGGAAAATGGCTAAATTGATGGCTGCTTATCTGAATTACGATGAACAGCAGACCCAAAAATTAATTGCAGGCTGCTGTTTACACGATATGGGCAAGGTACACATCCATGAATCCATTCTTAAAAAGAAATCCTCACTGACACAGGAAGAGTGGAAATTTATGAAGCGCCATGCTTTTTTTGGTGTTCAGATGGCCATTATGGAAGGAATTACAGATCAAGACATCATAGATACCATACATTATCATCATGAGCGTTGGGACGGTACGGGTTACCCGACAGGGTTGCAAGGAACCGATATTCCGTTGTATGCTCGCATTTGCTCCATATTGGATGCTTTCGATAGTATGATTTCGGATCTTCCATATAAAAAGGGCATGTCCATTCAACATGCTCGTGAAGAGCTTATTCGGCAGAGTTATTCACAATTTGACGGTCGTTATGTCCAGGTGTTTCTCACGATACAAGATATCATATTGGCTTATATTCAAAGGGATTCTGTCCATTCTGCTTCTTATTTTGCTAGATCAGTATATCATCCGGAAATCATGCAGCAGTGA
- a CDS encoding ABC transporter substrate-binding protein has protein sequence MKRQSFRVILVLVAAIVLIGLVAGCSSDANPSSEASEAIKEELMMAIGSEPETGFDPTTGWGRYGAPIFQSTLLKRDHELSIVNDLATGYEITSSGTVWTVKLRNDAKFSDGKPLTAADVKYTFETAAQSGSVVDLTNMESVEATEEFTVKFTLKEAQSTFVYSLVTTGIVPKHAHGPNYAANPIGSGPYRLVQWDKGQQLIVEANPEYYGAKPFFKKLIFLFLNEDAAFAAAKAGKVDISYIPSAFSKQTVEGMRLEAVRTVDNRGIAFPTVPSGNKTKDGYPIGNDVTADIAIRQAINRAIDREALVKGVLEGHGTPAFTVNDGLPWWNSKSIIKDADLDGARSILADAGWKDSNGDGIVEKGALKAEFTLVYPASDVTRQSLAIAVADHMKAIGISIKVEGKSWDDIRTMMHSNAVLFGWGSHDPVEMYNLYNSKYMGKDLFNPGYYSNPTVDKYMTQAMKATSKEEAMEYWKKAQWDGTTGVSALGDAPWAWLVNIDHLYLVKDGLDIGKQRIHPHGHGWPVTDNIEEWKWLK, from the coding sequence GTGAAGCGGCAATCCTTTCGCGTTATTTTGGTTTTAGTCGCAGCAATTGTCTTGATTGGCCTTGTTGCAGGCTGTTCATCAGATGCGAACCCGAGTTCAGAAGCTTCAGAAGCAATTAAAGAAGAGCTCATGATGGCCATCGGATCTGAACCGGAGACAGGCTTTGATCCGACCACCGGATGGGGGCGTTACGGCGCGCCGATTTTCCAGAGCACACTATTAAAGCGGGATCATGAGCTGAGCATCGTGAATGACCTTGCAACCGGTTACGAAATCACCAGCAGCGGAACGGTATGGACCGTTAAGCTCCGTAATGATGCAAAGTTCTCTGATGGCAAGCCGTTAACTGCCGCAGATGTGAAGTATACCTTCGAAACCGCGGCGCAGAGCGGCTCCGTGGTCGACCTGACCAACATGGAAAGCGTGGAAGCCACCGAAGAATTCACCGTAAAATTCACTTTGAAGGAAGCGCAATCGACTTTCGTATATAGCTTAGTCACAACAGGAATTGTTCCGAAGCACGCGCACGGTCCGAATTATGCGGCCAATCCGATCGGATCGGGACCTTATCGGCTCGTGCAATGGGACAAAGGGCAGCAGCTGATTGTTGAGGCAAATCCTGAATATTACGGAGCTAAGCCTTTCTTTAAGAAGCTGATATTTTTATTTTTGAACGAGGATGCGGCCTTTGCTGCAGCTAAGGCCGGTAAGGTAGATATATCTTACATACCTTCTGCTTTCAGCAAACAGACGGTAGAAGGTATGCGCCTTGAAGCTGTGCGCACTGTCGATAACCGGGGAATCGCATTCCCCACAGTTCCTTCCGGAAATAAAACAAAAGACGGATATCCAATAGGTAACGATGTGACTGCAGATATTGCCATTCGCCAAGCGATCAATAGAGCTATCGATCGCGAAGCCCTTGTCAAAGGCGTATTGGAGGGACATGGTACACCGGCTTTTACCGTCAATGACGGCCTTCCATGGTGGAATTCAAAAAGCATCATTAAGGACGCTGATTTAGACGGAGCCCGAAGCATCTTGGCAGACGCCGGTTGGAAGGACTCTAATGGTGACGGTATTGTGGAAAAGGGGGCCTTGAAGGCAGAGTTCACTCTTGTTTATCCGGCCAGTGATGTGACGCGACAATCTCTTGCGATCGCCGTGGCGGATCATATGAAAGCAATTGGAATCTCAATTAAGGTCGAAGGCAAGAGCTGGGACGATATCAGAACCATGATGCATTCCAATGCCGTGCTTTTCGGCTGGGGGAGTCACGATCCGGTCGAGATGTATAATCTGTACAACAGCAAGTATATGGGGAAGGATCTTTTCAACCCCGGATATTACAGCAACCCTACGGTCGACAAATATATGACTCAAGCTATGAAGGCAACCAGCAAGGAAGAAGCGATGGAGTACTGGAAGAAAGCTCAGTGGGACGGAACAACAGGTGTAAGCGCCTTGGGGGATGCTCCATGGGCATGGCTTGTGAATATCGATCATCTGTATTTAGTCAAAGACGGTCTTGATATCGGAAAACAGAGAATTCATCCTCATGGTCATGGCTGGCCGGTGACAGACAACATCGAAGAGTGGAAATGGTTGAAATAG
- a CDS encoding ATP-binding cassette domain-containing protein, with product MLLEGRNLGFHYEGAPWIFRNLDLVIRPREVVGLVGPSGCGKSTLSRILAGYEKLTEGTVLLDGAPAPTKGYHPVQLIFQHPEKAVNPRWRMRAILKESWEPDEDLLASLGIMEEWLNRRPSELSGGELQRFCIARALGPMTRFLIADEITTMLDAITQAQIWHAVLEIAEKRGMGVLVISHDKHLIHRLCSRVMEWDFFKESSRVPQ from the coding sequence ATGCTACTTGAAGGACGAAATCTTGGTTTTCATTACGAAGGGGCTCCTTGGATTTTTAGAAATCTGGATCTCGTGATCCGGCCGCGTGAAGTGGTAGGACTTGTCGGGCCGAGCGGCTGTGGGAAATCCACGTTGTCTCGCATTCTGGCAGGCTATGAAAAGCTGACCGAGGGAACGGTACTGCTCGATGGCGCTCCTGCGCCCACGAAGGGTTATCATCCGGTTCAGCTGATATTTCAGCATCCGGAGAAGGCAGTCAATCCGCGTTGGCGCATGCGGGCGATCCTTAAGGAGAGTTGGGAGCCCGATGAAGACCTTCTTGCCTCCTTAGGGATTATGGAGGAATGGCTTAACCGTCGACCCAGCGAGCTTTCCGGTGGCGAGCTCCAACGATTCTGCATCGCCCGTGCGCTTGGTCCGATGACCCGTTTCCTGATTGCCGATGAGATCACCACGATGCTTGATGCTATTACTCAAGCCCAAATATGGCATGCTGTGCTGGAAATAGCCGAGAAGCGGGGCATGGGTGTACTTGTGATCAGTCATGATAAGCATCTGATTCACCGGCTCTGCAGCAGAGTAATGGAGTGGGACTTCTTCAAGGAATCATCAAGGGTTCCGCAATGA
- a CDS encoding ABC transporter permease, whose amino-acid sequence MSSLFVPERNNKRFTSKFNHRQRALLMAAASAALIVGTWLTGLLLDDVSLSTNLEMRNLIPSLSHPFGTDWLGRDMFTRTLKGLNLSIQVGMMAAAVSVSIAVILGMLAATMGKTVDRIIGWLIDLFLSVPHLVTLILISFVLGGGVRGVVIGIALTHWPSLARVIRAEVLQLRSSEFIQISRRMGKSRWWVAVRHMMPHLIPQMMVGLLLVFPHAILHEAAISFLGMGLSPHQPAIGIILSESMRYLSTGLWWLAFFPGLCLLLVVRSFDTAGENIRLLLDSHRSNE is encoded by the coding sequence ATGAGTAGTTTGTTCGTCCCTGAACGCAATAACAAGCGTTTTACATCCAAATTCAATCACAGACAGCGGGCGTTGCTCATGGCTGCTGCATCTGCTGCTTTAATCGTGGGGACATGGCTCACTGGGCTGTTGTTGGATGATGTGAGTTTATCCACTAATCTCGAAATGCGTAATTTAATCCCGTCTCTTTCGCATCCTTTCGGTACAGATTGGCTGGGTAGAGATATGTTCACACGCACACTAAAGGGTTTAAACTTAAGTATTCAGGTGGGTATGATGGCTGCTGCCGTGAGTGTAAGCATCGCGGTCATTCTAGGAATGCTCGCCGCAACTATGGGTAAAACAGTCGATCGAATCATCGGTTGGTTGATCGACTTGTTTTTGAGCGTGCCGCATCTAGTTACACTTATATTAATCAGCTTTGTACTAGGCGGAGGTGTCAGAGGGGTTGTCATCGGGATTGCTTTGACTCATTGGCCGAGTCTGGCGCGTGTGATCCGTGCAGAGGTGCTGCAGCTGCGTTCGTCTGAGTTCATCCAAATCTCGCGTAGAATGGGCAAGTCGCGCTGGTGGGTCGCCGTTAGGCATATGATGCCCCATCTGATTCCCCAGATGATGGTAGGCTTGCTGCTCGTGTTCCCACATGCGATTCTTCATGAAGCCGCTATTTCTTTTTTAGGTATGGGATTGTCTCCTCATCAACCCGCTATCGGTATTATCCTATCCGAGTCGATGCGATATTTATCTACCGGCCTTTGGTGGTTGGCGTTTTTTCCAGGCCTCTGCTTGCTGCTTGTAGTACGTTCCTTCGACACGGCAGGAGAAAATATACGTTTGCTGTTGGACTCGCATCGGTCTAATGAGTAA
- a CDS encoding stalk domain-containing protein, with protein MNRVIVSKTWKILLAFWITMAMLAIPAPRAEASSFSYMSYPKGTVGISKPDIGFELSNRNELQVNTFRMKLDQDLVSGTWDNESMSFIYTPTTALQPGEHSVEVELQFSGYEAVKLNWKFKVADNPVSEIPSEFTENHRLGLKAINDYRILYGLKPLKLNGSLTLAAKNHAQYLFANRVAQTISPVSLHDEKKGLPGFTGATPSDRARYAGYSFGVGEDVSFYTGTLVESVDALFDAPYHRKPFLMPHVTEAGIEMVGDYVVIMFGYGEETELQMTVSPAPGDPYVPLDFDGYETPDPIRMHPAREYPVGYPLMALVSGSDIEKVQLLESTLKDESGQPVKLLLNSPSNDNQLKNSVILIPAEPLKPDMLYSAYVRLNVTENGLSRTIQKAWDFHTEPVSGIGKQKLHKDVAAYVRLTKQQGGINHVVTFKLDDDDYTLDDVSYLLKRQPFILEGTSYLWVRDLADALGASVTWDDSRKAAIYTKNGREITFFTGRNVYSINGKEYTTDSPARLEEELTMIPVRLLSEVLGAHVEYMQETRSVKIMY; from the coding sequence TTGAATAGGGTAATCGTGTCCAAAACGTGGAAGATCTTACTTGCCTTCTGGATTACGATGGCTATGCTGGCCATTCCGGCGCCACGGGCGGAGGCTTCATCCTTTTCTTATATGTCGTATCCTAAAGGAACGGTTGGTATTTCCAAACCGGACATCGGATTTGAACTTAGTAACCGGAACGAACTGCAGGTGAATACGTTTCGTATGAAGCTGGATCAAGATCTTGTTTCGGGAACATGGGATAACGAATCGATGAGCTTTATTTATACACCGACTACTGCTTTACAGCCTGGAGAGCATTCGGTTGAAGTGGAGCTGCAATTCTCAGGCTACGAAGCAGTCAAGTTGAATTGGAAGTTTAAGGTAGCGGACAACCCTGTAAGCGAGATTCCTTCTGAGTTCACGGAGAACCATCGGCTAGGTCTGAAAGCGATCAATGATTATCGAATACTGTACGGGTTAAAGCCTTTAAAGCTTAACGGCAGTTTGACGTTGGCAGCTAAAAATCATGCGCAGTATTTGTTTGCGAACCGAGTGGCACAGACGATCTCACCAGTCTCGTTACACGATGAGAAGAAAGGCTTGCCAGGGTTTACAGGGGCTACACCTTCCGATCGCGCAAGATATGCCGGATATTCCTTTGGCGTCGGGGAGGATGTTTCCTTCTATACCGGAACGCTCGTGGAGTCTGTCGATGCGTTGTTTGACGCGCCGTATCACCGCAAGCCCTTCTTAATGCCTCATGTTACGGAGGCAGGAATTGAAATGGTCGGGGATTATGTCGTCATCATGTTTGGCTACGGGGAAGAAACCGAGCTGCAGATGACTGTATCTCCGGCTCCAGGAGATCCTTATGTTCCACTGGATTTTGACGGTTATGAAACTCCGGATCCGATTCGCATGCACCCAGCAAGAGAATATCCAGTCGGTTATCCGCTCATGGCTCTTGTTTCGGGAAGCGATATCGAAAAGGTGCAGCTGCTCGAATCCACTCTGAAGGATGAATCGGGACAACCGGTAAAGCTGCTGCTTAACAGTCCGAGTAACGACAATCAATTGAAAAACAGCGTGATCCTGATTCCGGCCGAGCCACTGAAGCCGGACATGCTGTATTCCGCTTATGTGAGGCTGAATGTAACCGAGAACGGCCTTTCTAGAACAATTCAGAAAGCTTGGGATTTTCACACGGAGCCGGTTTCTGGCATTGGAAAGCAAAAACTACACAAGGACGTTGCGGCCTATGTCAGGTTGACGAAGCAACAAGGCGGCATCAATCATGTGGTTACTTTCAAGCTGGATGATGATGATTATACGCTGGATGATGTATCGTATCTACTGAAGAGGCAGCCGTTTATTCTGGAAGGGACGTCCTATTTATGGGTGAGAGACTTGGCCGATGCTCTAGGAGCTTCCGTCACTTGGGATGACAGCCGCAAAGCCGCGATCTACACCAAGAACGGCCGAGAAATCACTTTCTTTACGGGACGTAACGTATATTCTATTAATGGGAAGGAATATACGACCGACTCACCGGCCCGATTGGAGGAGGAGCTCACAATGATCCCGGTTCGTTTACTTTCAGAAGTATTGGGAGCTCATGTAGAATACATGCAGGAAACGCGGAGCGTTAAGATCATGTATTGA